One genomic region from Ornithinimicrobium flavum encodes:
- the merA gene encoding mercury(II) reductase gives MVQYDLIVIGTGGAAMAAGIEARSRGKSVLLVEHGPLGGTCLNVGCIPSKSLLAAAGQRHRALNSPFRGVPTSADAPEVGELMNQKQGLVEQLRQAKYVDVAEAHEFAITYGHARFLDEHTLQVEDQTLRAAAYVIATGAAPHIPDLAGLSEIDYLTSSTAMEQQDLPVSMVVLGGGYVGLEQAQLWAQLGVDVTLVGRMAPYAEPEVADVLRTVFEEDGITVVEEHGREVAPTAEGVKVTTVTGEQVQGQRLLVATGRYANTTGLGLDAAGIGTDARGFIVVDENQRTTNQRVFAAGDVCGVPQYIYVAAQTGRVAASGALGELSTVDYRGLPGITFTTPQLASAGLTEARALELGHHAESRVLSAQDIPRALVNQDTRGVLKLVIDTQTRKILGVHAALDGAGELMLAATYAIKFGLTVDDLTDTWAPYLTMSEALRIAAGLFRSTMPTSCCA, from the coding sequence ATGGTCCAGTACGACTTGATCGTCATCGGCACCGGGGGTGCGGCCATGGCCGCCGGGATCGAGGCGCGCTCCCGCGGGAAGAGCGTGTTGCTGGTCGAGCATGGTCCGCTCGGCGGTACCTGTCTGAACGTGGGATGCATCCCGAGCAAGAGCTTGCTCGCGGCGGCAGGCCAGCGCCACCGGGCGTTGAACAGCCCGTTTCGGGGTGTGCCCACCAGTGCTGATGCCCCCGAGGTGGGGGAGCTGATGAACCAGAAGCAGGGGTTGGTCGAGCAACTGCGTCAGGCGAAGTACGTCGATGTCGCCGAGGCGCACGAGTTTGCCATCACGTACGGGCATGCGCGGTTTCTGGATGAGCACACGCTGCAGGTCGAGGACCAGACGTTGCGCGCGGCGGCGTACGTGATCGCCACCGGAGCAGCCCCGCACATCCCGGACCTGGCCGGCCTGAGCGAGATCGACTACCTGACCTCGAGCACCGCCATGGAGCAGCAGGACCTGCCCGTCTCGATGGTCGTGCTGGGTGGGGGCTATGTCGGTCTGGAGCAGGCTCAACTGTGGGCCCAGCTGGGCGTTGACGTCACCCTCGTGGGCCGGATGGCCCCCTACGCCGAGCCCGAGGTCGCTGACGTGCTGCGAACCGTCTTCGAGGAGGACGGGATCACGGTGGTCGAGGAGCACGGGCGAGAAGTGGCCCCCACCGCTGAAGGGGTCAAGGTCACCACGGTCACCGGTGAGCAGGTCCAGGGCCAGCGCCTGCTGGTCGCCACCGGCCGTTACGCCAACACCACCGGTCTGGGACTGGATGCCGCCGGGATCGGCACGGACGCCCGCGGCTTCATCGTCGTGGATGAGAACCAGCGCACGACCAACCAGCGGGTGTTCGCCGCCGGGGACGTCTGCGGTGTTCCGCAGTACATCTACGTTGCCGCGCAAACGGGCCGGGTCGCCGCGTCCGGTGCGCTGGGCGAGTTGTCTACCGTGGACTACCGCGGCCTGCCCGGAATCACGTTCACCACTCCCCAGCTCGCCAGCGCCGGACTGACCGAAGCCCGCGCCCTGGAACTCGGCCACCACGCTGAGAGCCGGGTCCTGAGCGCGCAGGACATTCCGCGCGCCCTGGTCAACCAGGACACCCGCGGGGTCCTCAAGCTCGTCATCGACACCCAGACCCGCAAGATCCTGGGGGTGCATGCTGCGCTCGACGGTGCCGGGGAGCTCATGCTTGCCGCGACGTACGCCATCAAGTTCGGCCTCACCGTCGACGACCTGACCGACACGTGGGCGCCCTACCTCACGATGAGCGAAGCCCTGCGCATAGCAGCCGGTCTATTCCGCTCGACCATGCCCACCAGCTGCTGCGCCTGA
- a CDS encoding MerR family transcriptional regulator has protein sequence MRIGELAAATGVSTKTIRFYETAGVLPAPARTTSGYRQYDASAADRLAFIRAAQTAGLTLAHIRDVISARDISEAPCHHVATLLADHAAALQARLAQLSELLSSMCAGSAIGRPRWIPASASPSMSATPSRPAN, from the coding sequence ATGCGCATCGGAGAGTTGGCCGCGGCAACCGGCGTCAGCACCAAGACCATCCGGTTCTACGAAACGGCCGGCGTGCTACCGGCGCCCGCACGGACCACATCGGGCTACCGGCAGTACGACGCCAGCGCGGCGGACCGGCTCGCGTTCATCAGAGCCGCACAGACAGCGGGACTGACCCTCGCCCATATCCGGGATGTCATCTCAGCCCGCGACATCAGCGAAGCACCCTGCCACCACGTCGCCACCCTGCTGGCCGACCACGCCGCCGCACTCCAAGCACGGCTCGCTCAACTCAGCGAACTGCTCTCGAGCATGTGCGCTGGCTCAGCCATCGGGCGACCACGCTGGATCCCGGCCAGTGCCTCCCCCAGCATGTCTGCCACGCCATCCCGACCAGCCAACTGA
- the cmtR gene encoding Cd(II)/Pb(II)-sensing metalloregulatory transcriptional regulator CmtR: protein MLTIASRLDVMNRLGRALADPTRSRLLLVLLERPAYPAELARDLGLTRSNVSNHLTCLRDCGIVVAELEGRRTRYEIADPHLARALTALVEVALAVDENAPCLDPACSIARCCAAEAGA from the coding sequence GTGCTGACCATTGCTTCTCGTCTGGATGTGATGAACCGGCTGGGCCGGGCGCTGGCGGATCCCACCCGGTCACGGCTTCTCCTGGTGCTGCTTGAGCGGCCTGCCTACCCGGCGGAGTTGGCGCGCGACCTTGGCCTGACGCGCTCGAACGTGTCCAACCATCTGACCTGCCTGCGAGACTGCGGCATCGTGGTCGCCGAGCTCGAAGGCCGCCGCACACGCTATGAGATCGCGGATCCGCACCTGGCGCGGGCGCTGACCGCGCTGGTCGAGGTTGCCCTCGCAGTGGACGAGAACGCCCCGTGTCTCGATCCGGCTTGCTCGATCGCCAGATGTTGCGCCGCCGAGGCTGGCGCATGA